In a genomic window of Cynocephalus volans isolate mCynVol1 chromosome 1, mCynVol1.pri, whole genome shotgun sequence:
- the MYL9 gene encoding myosin regulatory light polypeptide 9, producing MSSKRAKAKTTKKRPQRATSNVFAMFDQSQIQEFKEAFNMIDQNRDGFIDKEDLHDMLASMGKNPTDEYLEGMMSEAPGPINFTMFLTMFGEKLNGTDPEDVIRNAFACFDEEASGFIHEDHLRELLTTMGDRFTDEEVDEMYREAPIDKKGNFNYVEFTRILKHGAKDKDD from the exons ATGTCCAGCAAGCGGGCCAAGGCCAAGACCACCAAGAAGCGGCCACAGCGAGCCACATCCAATGTCTTCGCCATGTTTGACCAGTCCCAGATCCAGGAGTTTAAGGAGGCCTTCAACATGATCGACCAGAACCGTGACGGCTTCATTGACAAAGAGGACCTGCATGACATGCTGGCCTCGATGG GGAAGAACCCCACGGACGAATACCTGGAGGGCATGATGAGCGAGGCCCCGGGGCCCATCAACTTCACCATGTTCCTCACCATGTTTGGGGAGAAGCTCAACGGCACAGACCCCGAGGACGTGATCCGCAACGCCTTCGCCTGCTTCGACGAGGAGGCCTCGG GTTTTATCCACGAGGACCACCTACGGGAGCTGCTCACCACCATGGGTGACCGATTCACCGATGAGGAAGTGGACGAGATGTACCGCGAGGCACCCATTGATAAGAAAGGCAACTTCAATTACGTGGAGTTCACCCGCATCCTCAAACACGGCGCCAAGGACAAAGACGACTAG